The Gemmata palustris genome includes a region encoding these proteins:
- a CDS encoding IS1/IS1595 family N-terminal zinc-binding domain-containing protein, with amino-acid sequence MSAATPPRPPVPQCPRCGATHVVRNGLTHSGTPGFRCRGCDRRFVAAPKTGPVPEATKDLVRRLLAERVGIRAIARAVGVSRSWLQGFVNALYRDDTPHDPGPPQKSPARS; translated from the coding sequence ATGTCAGCAGCAACGCCGCCTCGCCCACCCGTTCCCCAGTGCCCGCGGTGCGGAGCGACCCACGTGGTGCGCAATGGCCTGACCCACTCGGGTACCCCGGGGTTCCGGTGCCGCGGGTGCGACCGACGGTTCGTGGCGGCCCCGAAAACCGGTCCGGTTCCCGAGGCCACCAAGGACCTGGTCCGCCGGCTCCTGGCCGAGCGGGTCGGGATCCGGGCCATCGCTCGTGCCGTCGGGGTGTCCCGGTCGTGGCTCCAGGGGTTCGTCAACGCCCTGTACCGGGACGATACCCCGCATGATCCCGGACCGCCCCAAAAAAGTCCGGCCCGGTCGTGA
- a CDS encoding IS1 family transposase, producing the protein MIEADEMWSFVGSKGDVRWVWVALDAGTRRVLAMVVGDRSAGTTQRFGSALPRGFRTGVTVYTDFLASYRGAIPRARHRPVGKDTGHTAHIERFGLTLGQRCARFVRKTLTFSKCPRNHLGALWYFIRLYNQCRQ; encoded by the coding sequence GTGATCGAAGCCGACGAGATGTGGAGTTTCGTGGGTTCCAAGGGCGACGTGCGGTGGGTCTGGGTGGCCCTGGACGCGGGCACCCGGCGGGTCCTCGCGATGGTTGTCGGGGACCGGTCCGCGGGCACCACCCAGCGGTTCGGGAGCGCGCTCCCGCGCGGGTTCCGGACCGGGGTCACCGTGTACACCGACTTCCTCGCCTCGTACCGGGGAGCGATCCCGCGGGCCCGGCACCGGCCCGTGGGCAAGGATACCGGGCACACCGCACACATCGAGCGCTTCGGGCTTACCCTAGGACAGCGCTGCGCCCGATTCGTTCGTAAGACCTTGACGTTCTCCAAGTGCCCCAGAAATCATCTCGGAGCCCTCTGGTACTTCATACGACTGTACAACCAGTGCCGTCAGTAG
- a CDS encoding YegP family protein → MFRVLTAAGIVVGFSVSAASAQDTKLKFELYKGKDDQFRWRLKAGNGAILATAGQGYKAAADAKHGIELVQKAGTDSKEKFEVYEDEKKEHRWRLKAANGQVVATSSEGYKAKADAEKAVASIKTGVAKAEVVEVKE, encoded by the coding sequence ATGTTCCGCGTTCTGACTGCCGCCGGGATTGTCGTCGGGTTCTCGGTGTCCGCTGCGTCCGCGCAAGACACGAAGTTGAAGTTCGAGTTGTACAAGGGAAAGGACGACCAGTTCCGCTGGCGGCTCAAGGCGGGTAACGGAGCGATCCTCGCCACTGCGGGTCAGGGGTACAAGGCAGCCGCGGACGCCAAGCACGGGATCGAGCTGGTGCAGAAGGCGGGTACGGACAGCAAGGAGAAGTTCGAGGTGTACGAGGACGAGAAGAAGGAGCACCGCTGGCGGCTGAAGGCGGCGAACGGTCAGGTCGTGGCGACGTCCAGCGAGGGGTATAAGGCGAAGGCCGACGCCGAGAAGGCGGTCGCGTCGATCAAGACCGGCGTCGCGAAGGCCGAGGTCGTCGAGGTGAAGGAGTGA
- a CDS encoding pyridoxamine 5'-phosphate oxidase family protein gives MNSINENQPEQNKDDLQGKAAVAKIRELVGYAKNCFFCTTVPNGETGGTRPMNVRKVDDDGNLWFLSASDSHQNQELAHDPSVKLLFQGAPNSDFLSLTGRATVTTDRAKIEELWEPILKTWFTGGKDDPRITVIRVTPTDGYYWDTKHGSAVAYVKMLIGAAVGKTLDDSIEGKLKV, from the coding sequence ATGAATTCGATCAACGAGAACCAGCCGGAACAGAACAAAGACGACCTGCAGGGCAAGGCCGCGGTCGCGAAGATCCGGGAGCTCGTCGGGTACGCGAAGAACTGCTTCTTCTGCACCACGGTTCCCAACGGCGAGACCGGCGGCACCCGCCCGATGAACGTCCGCAAGGTGGACGACGACGGGAACCTGTGGTTCCTGAGCGCGAGCGACAGTCACCAGAACCAGGAGCTGGCGCACGACCCGTCTGTAAAGCTCTTGTTCCAGGGGGCGCCGAACTCCGACTTCCTGAGCCTGACCGGGCGGGCCACTGTCACCACCGACCGGGCGAAGATCGAGGAATTGTGGGAGCCGATCCTCAAGACCTGGTTCACCGGCGGGAAGGACGATCCGCGAATCACCGTCATCAGGGTCACGCCGACCGACGGGTACTACTGGGACACGAAGCACGGGAGCGCGGTGGCTTACGTGAAGATGCTCATCGGGGCCGCCGTCGGGAAGACGCTGGACGATTCGATCGAGGGCAAGCTGAAGGTGTGA
- a CDS encoding SDR family oxidoreductase: protein MSQQKEPKGPMKPQSQPKPGLDSAMDPPPKYKAPLYKGADKLKGKAALITGGDSGIGRSVAVLYAREGADVAIVYLAAEQSDAEETKKAVQEEGRKCLLLPGDVKDPKFCRDAVEETVAEYGRLDVLVNNAAYQETQQKLEDISDEQFDTTFRTNIYGYFYMAKAAVAYLPKGGAIVNCGSITGLEGNKTLIDYASTKGAIHAFTKSLAQNLIDRGIRVNCVSPGPIWTPLQPVSKPPDKVAEHGAGTPLKRPGQPEEVAPAFVFFASEADSSYINGEILTLLGGETRAG from the coding sequence ATGAGCCAGCAGAAGGAACCGAAAGGCCCGATGAAGCCGCAGTCCCAGCCGAAGCCCGGCCTGGACTCGGCAATGGACCCGCCGCCGAAGTACAAAGCCCCGCTCTATAAGGGCGCCGACAAGCTCAAGGGTAAGGCCGCGCTCATCACCGGGGGCGACTCCGGGATCGGGCGATCGGTCGCGGTCCTGTACGCGCGCGAGGGGGCGGACGTGGCGATCGTGTATCTGGCTGCTGAGCAGTCCGATGCCGAGGAAACCAAGAAAGCGGTGCAGGAAGAAGGGCGCAAGTGCCTGCTCCTCCCCGGTGACGTGAAGGACCCGAAGTTCTGCCGGGACGCGGTCGAGGAGACCGTTGCCGAGTACGGGCGGCTCGACGTGCTGGTGAACAATGCGGCGTACCAGGAGACGCAGCAGAAGCTCGAGGACATCAGCGACGAGCAGTTCGACACGACGTTCCGGACGAACATCTACGGGTACTTCTACATGGCCAAGGCGGCGGTCGCGTACCTGCCGAAGGGCGGGGCGATCGTGAACTGCGGGTCGATCACCGGGCTCGAAGGGAACAAGACGCTGATCGACTACGCCAGCACCAAGGGCGCGATCCACGCCTTCACCAAGAGTCTGGCGCAGAACCTGATCGACCGGGGCATTCGGGTGAACTGCGTGTCGCCGGGGCCGATCTGGACGCCCCTGCAACCGGTGTCGAAGCCGCCGGACAAAGTGGCCGAACACGGCGCCGGCACTCCGCTGAAGCGCCCCGGCCAGCCCGAGGAGGTGGCCCCGGCGTTCGTGTTCTTCGCGTCGGAGGCGGATTCGAGTTACATCAACGGCGAGATCCTGACCCTGCTCGGCGGCGAGACGCGGGCGGGGTGA
- a CDS encoding DUF892 family protein, giving the protein MAEVPEDGSLPGRRGVHDRRREQELPEEVQARDAVTDCRFVGTAFAAPRTPRSNEGSTRAAARVHRADYPEAEVLLQETLDEEKEADEKLNELAETVINVEAQEAEGDGEDDTEEEEPEEDEPAPAPQKGKAAPKAGGKK; this is encoded by the coding sequence ATCGCCGAAGTACCCGAAGACGGTTCACTACCGGGGCGACGGGGGGTTCATGATCGCCGGCGAGAACAAGAGCTACCGGAAGAAGTTCAAGCCCGAGATGCTGTAACCGACTGTAGATTCGTCGGCACCGCCTTTGCAGCACCACGCACGCCTCGCTCCAACGAGGGATCCACCCGTGCAGCGGCGCGAGTTCATCGGGCCGATTACCCCGAGGCCGAGGTGCTGCTCCAGGAGACGCTGGACGAGGAGAAAGAGGCCGACGAGAAGCTGAACGAACTGGCCGAGACCGTCATCAACGTCGAGGCCCAGGAAGCCGAGGGCGACGGGGAGGACGACACGGAAGAAGAAGAGCCGGAAGAGGATGAGCCGGCACCCGCACCTCAGAAGGGGAAAGCCGCACCTAAAGCGGGCGGCAAAAAGTAA
- a CDS encoding flavin reductase family protein yields the protein MNSRKKDDFPTNKIRRFLEPGPIVLVSSAHAGERNIMTMGWHMMLGYDHIGCYIWDQNHSRELIRKSKECVFNVPTFDLIEAVIGTGNNHGPEIDKFETFGLTPEKAKQVDAPLIAECYANFECRLVDNSQAKKYSLFVFECVKAHVARSPKYPKTVHYRGDGGFMIAGENKSYRKKFKPEML from the coding sequence ATGAACAGCCGCAAGAAAGACGACTTTCCCACCAATAAGATTCGCCGGTTCCTCGAACCCGGCCCCATCGTCCTGGTCAGCTCCGCCCACGCGGGCGAACGGAACATCATGACGATGGGCTGGCACATGATGCTCGGGTACGACCACATCGGGTGCTACATCTGGGACCAGAACCACAGCCGCGAACTGATCCGCAAGAGCAAGGAATGCGTCTTCAACGTACCGACCTTCGACCTGATCGAGGCGGTGATCGGGACCGGCAACAACCACGGCCCCGAGATCGACAAGTTCGAGACGTTCGGCCTCACCCCGGAAAAAGCGAAGCAGGTTGACGCGCCACTCATCGCGGAGTGCTACGCGAACTTCGAGTGCCGGCTCGTGGATAACAGCCAAGCGAAGAAGTACAGCCTGTTCGTCTTCGAGTGCGTGAAGGCCCACGTCGCCAGATCGCCGAAGTACCCGAAGACGGTTCACTACCGGGGCGACGGGGGGTTCATGATCGCCGGCGAGAACAAGAGCTACCGGAAGAAGTTCAAGCCCGAGATGCTGTAA
- a CDS encoding glucose 1-dehydrogenase, with protein sequence MAGKLEGKVAVVTGGNSGMGLATAKLFAKEGAHVYITGRRKAELEAAVKEIGRNVTAVQGDVAKLSDIDRLYALVKEKHGRVDVVFANAGVGELVPIADVTEAHFDKLFGINVKGLLFTVQKALPLMAGGASIILNGSIAGYTGSPAFSVYSATKAAVRSFARTWTADLKERKIRVNTLSPGPIDTPIFETVVTEKDQVEQLKAGFAAQVPLGRMGRPEEIATVALFLASDDSSFVTGIDLSVDGGMAQV encoded by the coding sequence ATGGCTGGCAAACTCGAAGGCAAGGTCGCGGTCGTCACCGGTGGTAACAGCGGCATGGGGCTGGCGACCGCCAAGCTGTTCGCGAAAGAAGGGGCGCACGTCTACATCACCGGCCGCCGGAAGGCCGAGCTGGAGGCGGCGGTTAAGGAGATCGGGCGGAACGTCACCGCCGTGCAAGGCGATGTCGCCAAGCTCTCCGACATCGACCGGCTGTACGCGCTGGTGAAGGAGAAGCACGGCAGGGTGGACGTCGTGTTCGCCAACGCCGGGGTGGGGGAACTGGTACCCATCGCCGACGTGACCGAGGCGCACTTCGACAAGCTGTTCGGCATCAACGTGAAGGGGCTCCTCTTCACGGTGCAGAAGGCGCTGCCCCTGATGGCGGGTGGCGCGTCAATCATTCTGAACGGGTCGATCGCCGGGTACACGGGCTCGCCCGCGTTCAGCGTCTACAGCGCCACCAAGGCCGCGGTTCGCTCGTTCGCGAGGACCTGGACCGCTGACCTGAAGGAGCGCAAGATCCGGGTCAACACCCTCAGCCCCGGCCCGATCGACACGCCGATCTTCGAGACCGTCGTAACTGAGAAGGACCAGGTGGAGCAGCTCAAGGCGGGGTTCGCCGCTCAGGTGCCGCTCGGCCGAATGGGGCGCCCCGAGGAGATCGCCACCGTCGCCCTGTTCCTCGCGTCGGACGACAGCAGCTTCGTGACCGGGATCGACCTGTCCGTGGACGGCGGCATGGCCCAGGTGTAG
- a CDS encoding glucose 1-dehydrogenase yields the protein MSKKLAGKVAVVTGASKGIGAEIARHLAAEGASVVVNYASSKEGADKVVADITAKGGKAVAVKGDVSKKADAEAIVEAAVKHYGRLDVLVNNSGVYEFAPIEQITEDHFHRLFNINVLGLLLTTQAAAKHLKEGASVINIGSGVSRVTPPNTAVYTATKGAVDAITGVLSKELGPKKIRVNSINPGLVDTEGARTLGVIGSEMEAGFVAQTPLGRAGQPADIASIAVFLASDDAGWLTGETLLATGGLR from the coding sequence ATGTCGAAGAAACTTGCGGGCAAAGTGGCGGTGGTCACGGGCGCCTCGAAGGGCATCGGGGCGGAAATCGCCCGCCACCTCGCCGCTGAAGGGGCCTCGGTGGTCGTCAATTATGCCTCCAGCAAGGAAGGCGCCGACAAGGTGGTGGCCGACATCACCGCGAAGGGCGGCAAAGCCGTGGCCGTGAAGGGCGACGTGTCGAAGAAGGCGGATGCAGAAGCCATCGTCGAGGCCGCGGTCAAGCACTACGGCCGGCTCGACGTCCTGGTGAACAACTCCGGGGTGTACGAGTTCGCCCCGATCGAGCAGATCACCGAAGATCACTTCCACCGCCTGTTCAACATCAACGTCCTCGGGCTCCTGCTCACCACTCAAGCAGCCGCCAAGCACCTGAAAGAAGGCGCGAGCGTCATCAACATCGGCTCCGGGGTCAGCCGCGTCACCCCGCCGAACACCGCCGTGTACACCGCGACCAAAGGGGCGGTGGACGCGATCACCGGGGTGTTGTCGAAGGAACTGGGGCCGAAGAAGATCCGGGTGAACTCGATCAACCCGGGCTTGGTTGACACCGAGGGCGCGCGGACGCTGGGTGTGATCGGTTCGGAGATGGAAGCCGGGTTCGTCGCCCAGACCCCGCTCGGTCGTGCGGGTCAGCCCGCGGACATCGCCTCCATCGCCGTGTTCCTCGCTTCGGACGACGCCGGATGGCTGACCGGTGAGACTCTCCTGGCCACCGGCGGGTTGCGGTAA
- a CDS encoding winged helix-turn-helix transcriptional regulator, with amino-acid sequence MKRKSLENDECPLARSLEAIGDTWSVLIVRQALAGDRRFGEFEKSLGVAKNILTVRLRKLVALGVLEQVPVEGSTYQEYSLTEKGRGLFLVLMAIRQWGEGCGGDNPYVLVDKRDRKPVKPLAFHAHDGREVGPDDMELVPAEEFSRPECARRK; translated from the coding sequence ATGAAACGAAAGAGCTTAGAGAACGACGAATGCCCGCTCGCCCGGTCCCTGGAGGCGATCGGGGACACGTGGTCGGTGCTCATCGTGCGGCAGGCGCTGGCGGGCGACCGACGGTTCGGGGAATTCGAGAAGAGCCTCGGGGTGGCCAAGAACATCCTGACCGTGCGGCTGCGGAAGCTCGTCGCGCTCGGGGTACTCGAACAGGTTCCGGTCGAGGGGAGCACGTACCAGGAGTACTCGCTGACCGAAAAGGGGCGAGGGCTGTTCCTGGTGCTGATGGCGATCCGGCAGTGGGGCGAGGGGTGCGGGGGCGACAACCCCTACGTTCTGGTGGACAAGCGGGACCGGAAGCCGGTGAAGCCGCTCGCGTTCCACGCGCACGACGGGCGGGAAGTCGGGCCGGACGACATGGAACTCGTCCCGGCGGAGGAGTTCAGCCGGCCTGAATGCGCGCGGCGGAAGTAG
- a CDS encoding DUF1801 domain-containing protein, translating into MATKRPADTVESFLTTLEHLHKPAVLAIREILLGTPGVTEGIKWNAPSFRTTEWFATFHLRAKAGVQMILHLGAKVRAGNGITIDDPVGLLTWLGKDRASVTFADTADVKVKRDAFAALIRRWIEHV; encoded by the coding sequence GTGGCGACGAAGAGGCCGGCCGACACCGTGGAAAGTTTTCTCACCACCCTGGAGCACCTACACAAGCCCGCGGTCCTCGCGATTCGAGAGATCCTCCTCGGCACGCCGGGCGTCACCGAGGGCATCAAGTGGAACGCCCCCAGCTTCCGCACCACGGAGTGGTTCGCAACATTCCACTTGCGCGCGAAGGCGGGAGTGCAGATGATCCTCCACCTCGGCGCGAAGGTGCGGGCCGGGAACGGGATCACGATCGACGACCCGGTCGGGCTGCTCACCTGGCTGGGAAAGGACCGGGCGTCGGTGACGTTCGCGGACACGGCCGACGTGAAAGTAAAGCGAGACGCGTTCGCCGCGCTGATTCGGCGGTGGATCGAACACGTTTGA
- a CDS encoding VOC family protein — translation MPRSAVTQLMFEGRAEEAMTLYVSLFKGTVDRTEKYGPGEYGAEGTIKRAEFTLGGHRLACIDSPAKHAFTFTPSASLFVECADENELDKAFAVLSEGGAVLMPPSNYGFSQKFTWVNDRFGVSWQLNLA, via the coding sequence ATGCCACGTTCAGCCGTCACGCAGTTGATGTTCGAGGGCCGCGCCGAGGAGGCCATGACGCTTTACGTGTCCCTATTCAAGGGGACCGTGGATCGAACCGAGAAGTATGGCCCCGGAGAGTACGGAGCCGAAGGCACGATCAAGCGGGCCGAGTTCACACTCGGCGGGCATCGGCTCGCGTGCATCGACAGCCCGGCCAAGCACGCCTTCACCTTCACCCCGTCCGCCTCCCTTTTCGTCGAGTGCGCCGACGAGAACGAACTGGATAAGGCGTTCGCGGTCCTGTCCGAGGGCGGAGCGGTACTGATGCCGCCGAGCAACTACGGGTTCAGTCAGAAATTCACTTGGGTCAACGACCGGTTCGGCGTGTCGTGGCAGCTCAACCTCGCGTGA
- a CDS encoding MATE family efflux transporter has protein sequence MVSDRQKLFLEGPISRALITLAVPIILGNVLQTGYQLTDAFWVGRLGASAVAAVSVSLPVTFLVIALGSGLAMAGATLTAQYTGAGRQDMVNHVAAQTMIMVALTSIALGGIGYALSPRLLALIGVAPDVYEQALGFMRVSFIGIVFVFIYVMFQALMRGVGQTRIPLYIVTGTVVLNFLLDPLFIFGYGPFPALGVKGAALATLVTQALAAAAGMTIFLRGRHGIQLSWRAMKPDPQYIKRAFFLGFPGSVELSTRGFGLMVMSFLVASFGTQTIAAYGVGSNVLQVITIPAMGLSMAVSTLVGQNVGAGKIERAARVTRAGTVSGFGLLSLVGVGAYLFAPHIVAFFIPGDPAVIAEGARFIRIMSLAWGGIGVQLCIVSAFRASGNMLSAMVIALVAQWVIQFPLAYVLSKHTTLQGEGLWWSFPVTNVAIAVISVCWFARGGWKETRLTEEDKQVAATAQESIIEEGIR, from the coding sequence ATGGTCAGTGACCGACAGAAGCTCTTCCTCGAAGGCCCGATCAGCCGCGCGCTGATCACGCTCGCCGTCCCAATCATCCTGGGCAACGTGCTCCAGACCGGGTACCAGTTGACGGACGCCTTCTGGGTGGGGCGGCTGGGCGCCAGCGCCGTGGCCGCCGTCTCGGTTAGCCTCCCGGTAACGTTTCTGGTGATCGCTCTCGGCTCCGGGCTGGCGATGGCGGGAGCAACCCTCACCGCGCAGTACACGGGTGCCGGTCGCCAAGACATGGTGAACCACGTCGCGGCTCAGACAATGATCATGGTGGCCCTCACCTCGATCGCCCTGGGCGGAATCGGCTACGCCCTGTCGCCCCGCCTGTTGGCCCTGATCGGCGTGGCGCCCGACGTCTACGAGCAGGCTCTCGGGTTCATGCGGGTGTCGTTCATCGGCATCGTCTTCGTCTTCATCTACGTAATGTTCCAGGCGCTCATGCGCGGCGTCGGCCAGACGCGGATCCCGCTGTACATCGTGACGGGAACGGTGGTGCTGAACTTCCTGCTCGATCCGCTGTTCATCTTCGGGTACGGGCCGTTTCCCGCCCTCGGCGTGAAGGGCGCGGCGCTCGCCACACTGGTCACACAGGCGCTGGCAGCAGCGGCCGGTATGACCATCTTCCTGCGGGGGCGACACGGCATCCAGTTGTCGTGGCGGGCGATGAAGCCCGACCCACAGTACATCAAGCGCGCCTTCTTCCTCGGGTTCCCGGGATCGGTCGAACTCTCGACCCGGGGGTTCGGGTTGATGGTCATGTCGTTCCTCGTCGCGAGCTTCGGCACGCAGACGATTGCGGCCTACGGGGTCGGGTCGAACGTGCTGCAGGTCATCACCATCCCGGCGATGGGCCTGTCGATGGCGGTCTCGACGCTGGTCGGCCAGAACGTGGGGGCTGGCAAGATCGAGCGGGCCGCGCGGGTGACGCGGGCCGGGACGGTGTCCGGCTTCGGCCTGTTGTCACTGGTCGGCGTCGGCGCCTACCTGTTCGCGCCCCACATCGTTGCGTTCTTCATTCCGGGTGACCCGGCCGTGATCGCAGAAGGAGCGCGATTCATCCGCATCATGTCCCTGGCATGGGGCGGCATCGGCGTGCAACTCTGCATCGTGTCCGCGTTCCGGGCGTCGGGGAACATGCTGAGCGCAATGGTGATCGCGCTCGTGGCGCAGTGGGTGATCCAGTTCCCGCTCGCCTACGTCCTGTCCAAGCACACCACGCTCCAGGGCGAGGGGCTCTGGTGGTCGTTCCCGGTGACCAACGTGGCCATCGCGGTCATCTCGGTGTGCTGGTTCGCCCGGGGCGGGTGGAAGGAGACGCGGCTGACGGAAGAGGACAAGCAGGTGGCCGCGACCGCTCAGGAGTCGATCATCGAAGAAGGCATCCGCTGA
- a CDS encoding SMI1/KNR4 family protein — protein MMEKGIAGIESAVGVELPEHYRRFLLEHAQTLKAAKKKLPMRALLYFEPKQITEINRRLHDNPRMIEINEDSEPWPLNYFVVGTNGGGDFWMVDLNDPREAIWKYDSESGGVIVPSEYASWAEYMAAVERDLQNPQKWQ, from the coding sequence ATGATGGAAAAGGGCATTGCCGGGATCGAATCCGCCGTGGGCGTGGAACTGCCGGAACATTACCGACGGTTCCTGCTGGAACACGCGCAGACGCTCAAGGCCGCCAAGAAGAAGCTGCCCATGCGGGCGCTCCTGTATTTTGAGCCGAAGCAGATCACGGAGATCAACAGGAGGCTGCACGACAACCCGCGGATGATCGAGATCAACGAGGACTCGGAGCCGTGGCCGCTGAACTACTTCGTGGTCGGCACGAACGGTGGCGGTGATTTCTGGATGGTGGATCTGAACGACCCGAGGGAAGCGATCTGGAAGTACGACAGCGAGTCCGGAGGGGTGATCGTACCGTCGGAGTACGCATCGTGGGCCGAGTACATGGCCGCCGTCGAACGCGATTTGCAGAACCCGCAGAAGTGGCAGTGA
- a CDS encoding amino acid transporter has protein sequence MDLSSGSDNKPSRGRFRRWLLDGADTRGVAGPHARGPEGGTHSWYRVMCLTGVDYFSTLGYQPGIAALAAGLLSPVATLVLVALTLFGALPVYWYVSRKSPHGEGSIAMMERLLPWWQGKLLVLALLGFVATDFTITITLSAADATAHLIENPFCPDALNGQQVAVTSALVGALGVVFLRGFKEAIGVAVILVAAYLALNGVVVGYALSKVVAHPHLVAEWQKNLWAAHGSPWAMAAVALLVFPKLALGLSGFETGVAVMPLVRCGTTDTEQKPEGRIRNTRKILATAAVTMSLFLVASSLATTLLIPADEFKPGGRANGRALAYLAHGLLGEWFGTAYDVVTILILWFAGASAMAGLINIVPRYLPRYGMAPEWTRAARPLVLLFTAVSVAITLIFHADVDSQAGAYATGVLVLMTSGATAAAISSRRDGSRAAATGFAAVALVFLYTLGANIVERPDGVKIACLFIAGIVAVSLASRVWRTLELRVAGVELDDTARRFLAELGGRPLHLLAHDPTLPLPADYAADEADQRGDFNLLPSEPVLFLEVRVRDASDFTDVLRVCGIEVGCHRVLRAEATATPNGIAALLLHLRDVTGKRPSVYFNWGEGNPVLHLIRYLFSGHGDVPPLTREILRRAEPDVSRRPAVYVGV, from the coding sequence ATGGACCTCTCCTCCGGCTCCGACAACAAACCCTCCCGCGGGCGGTTCCGCCGCTGGCTCCTCGACGGTGCCGATACTCGCGGCGTCGCCGGTCCGCACGCGCGCGGGCCGGAGGGCGGTACCCACTCGTGGTACCGAGTCATGTGCCTCACCGGGGTCGATTACTTCTCGACCCTCGGGTACCAGCCCGGCATCGCGGCCCTCGCCGCCGGCCTGCTTTCCCCCGTCGCGACCCTGGTCCTCGTCGCCCTGACCTTGTTCGGGGCGCTGCCGGTCTACTGGTACGTGTCGCGGAAGAGCCCGCACGGCGAGGGGTCCATCGCCATGATGGAACGCCTGCTCCCGTGGTGGCAGGGGAAGCTCCTCGTCCTGGCCCTGCTCGGGTTCGTGGCCACCGACTTCACCATCACCATCACGCTCTCGGCGGCCGACGCGACCGCCCACTTGATCGAGAACCCGTTCTGCCCGGACGCCCTCAACGGGCAACAGGTGGCCGTCACCAGCGCTCTGGTTGGCGCCCTCGGGGTCGTGTTCCTGCGCGGGTTCAAGGAGGCCATCGGGGTCGCCGTCATCCTGGTCGCGGCGTACCTCGCCCTGAACGGTGTCGTCGTCGGCTACGCCCTCTCTAAGGTGGTAGCGCACCCGCATCTCGTCGCCGAGTGGCAGAAGAACCTGTGGGCCGCGCACGGGAGCCCGTGGGCCATGGCCGCGGTCGCGCTGCTCGTGTTCCCCAAACTCGCGCTCGGCCTGTCCGGGTTCGAGACCGGGGTCGCAGTCATGCCACTCGTCCGGTGCGGGACCACCGACACCGAACAGAAGCCCGAAGGTCGGATCCGGAACACCCGCAAGATCCTGGCGACCGCCGCCGTTACGATGAGCCTGTTCCTTGTAGCCAGCAGCCTCGCTACTACGCTCCTGATCCCGGCCGACGAGTTCAAACCCGGCGGCCGGGCGAACGGGCGGGCGCTCGCGTACCTGGCGCACGGGTTACTCGGCGAGTGGTTCGGAACGGCTTACGATGTGGTGACCATTCTGATCCTCTGGTTCGCCGGGGCCAGCGCCATGGCCGGGCTCATCAACATCGTACCCCGGTACCTGCCGCGGTACGGCATGGCGCCGGAGTGGACCCGTGCGGCCCGCCCCCTCGTCCTCCTCTTCACCGCGGTTTCGGTCGCGATCACGCTCATCTTTCACGCGGACGTGGATTCCCAAGCGGGGGCGTATGCGACCGGCGTCCTGGTCCTCATGACGTCGGGCGCGACCGCGGCGGCGATTTCCAGCCGCCGGGACGGCTCGCGGGCCGCGGCCACGGGGTTCGCGGCGGTGGCACTCGTGTTCCTGTACACGCTCGGGGCCAACATCGTCGAGCGCCCGGACGGGGTGAAGATCGCGTGCCTCTTCATCGCCGGGATCGTGGCCGTGTCGCTCGCGTCCCGGGTGTGGCGCACCCTCGAACTGCGGGTCGCGGGCGTCGAACTGGACGACACCGCGCGCCGATTCCTCGCCGAACTCGGGGGCCGCCCGCTGCACCTGCTGGCCCACGACCCGACGCTCCCCCTCCCGGCCGACTACGCGGCCGACGAGGCGGACCAGCGCGGCGACTTCAACCTGCTCCCGAGCGAACCCGTCCTGTTTCTCGAGGTGCGCGTCCGGGACGCCTCCGACTTCACCGACGTGCTCCGTGTGTGCGGGATCGAGGTCGGGTGCCACCGCGTCCTCCGCGCCGAGGCGACGGCGACCCCGAACGGAATCGCGGCCCTTCTCCTGCACCTCCGGGACGTGACCGGGAAGCGGCCGAGCGTGTACTTCAACTGGGGCGAAGGGAACCCGGTCTTGCACCTCATCCGGTACCTGTTCTCCGGGCACGGGGACGTGCCGCCCCTGACCCGCGAGATCCTCCGCCGAGCCGAGCCGGATGTGAGCCGTCGGCCGGCCGTGTATGTCGGGGTGTGA